Proteins encoded together in one Telopea speciosissima isolate NSW1024214 ecotype Mountain lineage chromosome 4, Tspe_v1, whole genome shotgun sequence window:
- the LOC122659559 gene encoding protein FAR1-RELATED SEQUENCE 5-like: MSNPVLSPVDNSVEDVSVQDKPRIGMTFEFENAAYEFYNQYGRKVGFSIRKDHAHRSKEDPTIIKQRRFVCNKHGHRKKDKRDMLTKEPRAETRTDCLARLCISRLKDGQYECKDFFDDHNHDLHTPTTVHMMRSQRQISNIVAHGIDLADDSSIRPKATFDLMGMQVGGSENLGCTRTRNNLSFTYSLQLDNGEQITNIFWADPRMLIDYALFGDVIFDTTFCTNKEYRPFGIFAGFNHHRGVTIFGAALLYDETVPSFKWLFETFLETHGQKKPKTIFTDQDAAMARAIGEVLPETWHGLCTWHIMQNGIKHFDNLMKHGSSFLKDLNKCIFKYENEEDLRMHEKFCWMITNLRIIHG, translated from the exons ATGTCCAACCCAGTGCTTTCACCGGTTGATAATAGTGTTGAAGATGTGTCTGTCCAGGACAAACCTCGGATTGGCATgacttttgaatttgaaaatgcTGCATATGAGTTTTATAATCAATATGGTAGAAAGGTTGGTTTTAGTATTAGGAAAGATCATGCACATAGGAGCAAGGAAGATCCGACAATCATTAAACAGAGGAGATTTGTATGTAATAAACATGGACATCGGAAAAAGGACAAGAGAGATATGCTCACGAAGGAACCTCGTGCAGAAACCAGAACTGATTGTCTTGCAAGAttgtgtatatctaggttgAAAGATGGTCAATATGAATGTAAAGATTTTTTTGATGACCACAACCATGATTTGCATACACCAACAACTGTTCATATGATGCGGTCTCAACGCCAAATCTCAAATATAGTTGCCCATGGAATAGATTTGGCTGATGATTCCAGTATCAGGCCCAAAGCCACTTTTGATTTGATGGGCATGCAAGTAGGTGGTAGCGAAAACCTAGGTTGCACCAGG ACAAGGAACAACCTATCATTTACATACTCTTTGCAACTGGATAATGGAGAACAGATAACAAACATATTTTGGGCAGATCCGAGGATGCTCATTGACTATGCACTATTTGGTGATGTTATCTTTGACACTACGTTTTGCACAAACAAGGAGTACAGGCCTTTTGGAATTTTTGCAGGATTCAACCATCATAGGGGTGTGACCATATTCGGAGCTGCACTACTGTATGATGAGACAGTTCCTTCTTTCAAATGGTTGTTTGAGACATTCTTGGAGACTCATGGACAGAAAAAGCCCAAAACCATTTTTACTGATCAAGATGCTGCAATGGCAAGGGCAATAGGTGAAGTTTTACCTGAAACATGGCATGGATTGTGTACCTGGCATATAATGCAGAATGGGATAAAACATTTTGATAATTTGATGAAGCATGGATCATCCTTTCTTAAGGATTTGAATAAATGCATATTCAAATATGAAAATGAAGAGGATTTGAGAATGCATGAAAAATTTTGCTGGATGATTACCAACTTGAGAATAATTCATGGTTAG